In a single window of the Littorina saxatilis isolate snail1 linkage group LG5, US_GU_Lsax_2.0, whole genome shotgun sequence genome:
- the LOC138967362 gene encoding uncharacterized protein isoform X1 produces MRNPSLCKICTKMEAANIVTLTVVLLVVLTVNSVVVSAQQSQQSQPAKLEEWNREGGGSNCTSGDACQGFSTCKMGGVKHCCTASHNKLRVNRTALTCTCLPGAHKDTCFGPDPQAVNESCVTDTNCRNSAETCPVGDTVYCCPHDHASIAHIQVHAKVNITKCICRHGNTSRSKCVITPSAAPPYSLTSASAGLTCAVPSLLIVLLALFFEED; encoded by the exons ATGCGAAACCCATCACTTTGTAAGATATGCACAAAGATGGAGGCAGCAAATATTGTCACACTTACTGTGGTTCTTCTCGTTGTCTTAACGGTCAACTCTGTTGTTG TTTCGGCGCAACAGTCGCAACAGAGTCAACCCGCGAAGCTGGAGGAATGGAACCGTGAAGGAGGAG GCAGCAATTGCACAAGCGGCGACGCGTGTCAGGGTTTCAGCACGTGCAAAATGGGCGGGGTCAAGCACTGCTGCACAGCGTCACACAACAAGCTGAGGGTCAACCGTACCGCTCTCACCTGTACCTGTCTGCCCGGGGCACACAAGGACACCTGTTTCGGCCCCGACCCTCAGG CAGTTAACGAGAGCTGTGTGACCGACACGAACTGTCGGAACTCGGCAGAAACTTGCCCCGTGGGCGATACCGTGTACTGCTGCCCACATGACCATGCGTCCATTGCGCATATCCAAGTTCATGCCAAGGTGAACATCACCAAGTGTATCTGTCGCCATGGAAACACGTCCAGAAGCAAATGCGTCATCACTCCTTCCGCTGCTCCTCCGTATAGTCTCACTTCCGCTTCCGCTGGCCTGACATGCGCAGTGCCGTCTTTGCTGATCGTCCTGCTCGCTTTGTTTTTCGAAGAAGACTGA
- the LOC138967362 gene encoding uncharacterized protein isoform X2 codes for MRNPSLCKICTKMEAANIVTLTVVLLVVLTVNSVVVSAQQSQQSQPAKLEEWNREGGGSNCTSGDACQGFSTCKMGGVKHCCTASHNKLRVNRTALTCTCLPGAHKDTCFGPDPQVNESCVTDTNCRNSAETCPVGDTVYCCPHDHASIAHIQVHAKVNITKCICRHGNTSRSKCVITPSAAPPYSLTSASAGLTCAVPSLLIVLLALFFEED; via the exons ATGCGAAACCCATCACTTTGTAAGATATGCACAAAGATGGAGGCAGCAAATATTGTCACACTTACTGTGGTTCTTCTCGTTGTCTTAACGGTCAACTCTGTTGTTG TTTCGGCGCAACAGTCGCAACAGAGTCAACCCGCGAAGCTGGAGGAATGGAACCGTGAAGGAGGAG GCAGCAATTGCACAAGCGGCGACGCGTGTCAGGGTTTCAGCACGTGCAAAATGGGCGGGGTCAAGCACTGCTGCACAGCGTCACACAACAAGCTGAGGGTCAACCGTACCGCTCTCACCTGTACCTGTCTGCCCGGGGCACACAAGGACACCTGTTTCGGCCCCGACCCTCAGG TTAACGAGAGCTGTGTGACCGACACGAACTGTCGGAACTCGGCAGAAACTTGCCCCGTGGGCGATACCGTGTACTGCTGCCCACATGACCATGCGTCCATTGCGCATATCCAAGTTCATGCCAAGGTGAACATCACCAAGTGTATCTGTCGCCATGGAAACACGTCCAGAAGCAAATGCGTCATCACTCCTTCCGCTGCTCCTCCGTATAGTCTCACTTCCGCTTCCGCTGGCCTGACATGCGCAGTGCCGTCTTTGCTGATCGTCCTGCTCGCTTTGTTTTTCGAAGAAGACTGA